The Acropora palmata chromosome 3, jaAcrPala1.3, whole genome shotgun sequence nucleotide sequence GCTACAACGGAAAAGTATGACAATGCAGTCTCAAAACCGTGACTTTCACTGGGTAAACCACCAAATGGTTGAAAACAGGGTGTCTGGTGCCCTCCTTGATTCCAAGCAACCCAAAGCTAATCTTCAGGAGTTGTCAAACCTAAAGTTTTTACCAACCATTGAAGACCAGCAAAAACAAAGGTCCAATTACATCATATTGACCTCAAGAATTTTGGTACAGTACTTTGATGCTCTGGAGCCCCTGAAGGAAGCATGTATATACCACATTCCCCACAAATACACGAAGGAGATGTCACAGAAGTCAAACAAGGTTATTTTATCAACTAAATAACACATGGGGTTTCTTAAGAAGGGTTATTCTCCCAAAATGTCTGgttattttttaacatttcttactATGTCAATCCTATCATTAACCGTTTAGTATCCTTTGAAGCTTTTATCAAGCTTGGATGTTTCGTGGAAAGAAACAACAAGAGTATTGACACTTGGGAGGGCTGGAGTTTTCCCATGCCACACATGAACTGTATGGGTATGAGCCACTCTGAAGCTTTAGGGTTTTCAACCAACTTAGTCTTTGAAAAGGGTAAATAAATCTGAGAGTTTTGTTCTAGAATTGGGTCGTGTTTATAcacataattatatatttctgtttcctagtttagaaTAGGGTTGCAAAGTTCATGCAAACATGCTCTCAGATAATCGTTGGATTTAGTATCCCAATGGCAGACTACCActcaaaatttcaataaacCACCCTCAGTGGATGTTTTTTTCTAGTGAATTTTAAACACTAATAAATATCACTCATTTTTCTGCTGGTATTTAATCATCATAATTATGTCAAACAatgatttctctttttttgttaggTGCCTCTGGGAATTATgtttaagaatgaaaatgtGAATGAAGATATGATGGCAATTCTGCAGCAATTTCATTCCTACCTACCCCAAACCAGTGATGGTGGAGTTGACGGTCAAATGTTCTCTGGCAACCAACTTACTGTTGAAAGGGCAGTGAATGTGATTTCCTCTGTTGAAAATGGCTACACCCCAGAAGACCGCCTAGAAGGAATCAATCTACAACTGGGGGATTGGCATGCAGCTGTGAAATTGCTTAGTGTATGTACAAGTATCATAAGCTGATGTAACAGTCTGAGGTACTTAGAACCAATGACCCAAAAGTGTACAGATATTATTTCAATGTTGTTTCTAAAGTGACTATAGGTCATCTCAATAGGAGACATTGTGACTGCCCACTGTGAGCAGACAAAATGACCAATGATGACATTACGACTTTCAGTTACATCTAAATTCTCCTTTTCATTCTGCCCTTAAACCTGGTTTGTTCATTGCTGGTCTGCCTTAATCACTTTGTGGTAATTAGAGCTCTCTTGGGGCAAGCATGACATTAAACAtgtttaatgaaagaaaattggatACTAAACTAATagatcataaaaattatttgtagtCCATAATGTAAACTGCATGTTCTTTGTCTTTTATCCCTAGTTGATCTACTCCAGATTCTTTAGTGGAAAGTCTGATGCAGACATCTGCACCATGTTTTCAGATCGCACCCTGATCAACAGAAGAAACGTCACTGGTGATACACACTCGTCATGTCGAGCAAACAGGgactttttttcaatattgttTACGTCAAGGATAATTGCAGCTGCCATGAGTGTCTTAGGCTTTGCAAACAAGTCAGGAGCCTCAGCTAAGCACACCTTACCTGAAAACTTGCAATTACTAAAGAAGGCAGAAAAGCTAGATTGTCTGCATGAAATGTCAGCGAAAGTAGttgatgaatttgtttttcaacacaGTGCAATTGTGAATGACCTTGTCAACCATGTGGTCACTGAGGAAGAAAGAGATGAAATTCTTAACCGTCAAGAACTCACACCCGAAGGAAGATTCCCATGTCGATACCCTGGATGTGAAAGATCATTTAAGTACAATGGCAAGTCAAGAAGGACTCATGAACTGACACATGATCCTCCAGTACAAATTGAAGATGAAGCAACACTATTATTCTCCTCCACACCCAACCCTACTCCAAGTGAATGCAAACCAGTGGATGATGTATTTAACTATAACTGTGCACTTTTGACagatggttttcttttttttaacttccttGATGCAATCAAAGAGGGGGATGGGCTGAGGATAATGAGGCAGTACAAGTATATTATGCTGTACTGCAAATCAGATGGCACCCATAGCACAAAGTATTCCCTGGAGTGCCTAtatcaattttttcttgttaatgCTCTTCTGTCCCCAAGAGACGCTGAACGGTTCATATGGAACCGTTCAGTCAACAATATTGGCAAGAAGGGTACAAACATCCCACTTGATGAAGCAACAGAACATAGCAATAATTTCATCAAGCAAGGCATCAGAAACCTTGGACCAAATGTCACAGAGAAAGCCGTCTCCCGCCTCTCGTATTCGGAGATGCACACAGTAAAAATCCTTGGCAACCTTGATGAAACAATCAAACGTATGTTAAGATCTGGGAAACACTCAGAAGGATCTACAAACAGAGATCTCCATGAGCTTGTCAACAGAGCAGTAGAATTGAATATATTTACAGAAATTCAAGGGAGGAACTATAATCACTTCAAAAACTTTCAATGTGACAGACTCGAAAACTTAAATGCCTCAAGTTTGTACCAGTGGATCAATAAACACAAGAAGAATATCACTTGGGGTATCAGAGCTCGATAAACAGTTACATCAATTTTGCTAACCAAAATACAAATGAGACTCTTAGAGGCAGTGTTAAACCTCAGTTATCTGGACTTGCTGGGACTGGAGCAAATAGTCCAGGTACCATATTACCTTGAATAAGTGCCCACGCTCGAATAAGCGCCCTCCCCCATCTGCCAAGATAGCAAGCAAgcacccccctcccctccccctcaCTTTCTTTAAAAGTAGGGATATAAGAAAAACCTGTTTCCAAGTGTCaaggcgcttattcgaggaaATATGGTAACCAAAAAATCTGAGtattaataagaaaatttaaactgaattAATAAGGAATTTGGAAATTATATTTTAATGTGATTGTGTACTACTGCATTGTTCAAATGAACTTCATGCAATAACGTTGTATAAAATATTCACTccttcaaaagaaaacaagccTGTTTCAAAGTGGCTTTGCAATGCCTAAGCTAAAGAAAAATCTGGggacaaaagaaactttctgGATAATCAAAGTCTGGATAACTGAGGCCCAACTGCAGAGTGCATCAAAACAGTTACAGTTAACCAAAAAGTGGGAGAATGGCAAGAGGACtaacaaataatattaaatcGAAGGCAAGTTAACCTCGCCTATTGTCATGTTCATAATACaccttttcctctttttacATGTACACTTCAATAATTAGACATATATTGTTGTGCAGACATCCAAGTACATAATTGTGcatgttttttcttgttcaatgAAATGGAAAAGGCAAAGACATCTTATTCAAAACATAAGGTTGTATAGGAAAATTTGTAACATGATAGCAGATGTATCAAGTCTTCTCCAGGAAAAATATTGGTCATGCTGAacatttaaaataaacattggATCTGATTGTTTGATAACAccaaaacagacaaacaaataaGCTAGACCATAGAACACTACATGTACATACATGTACGTCTATCAAGATTCAATCATCCATGACCATTGACTCGATGGTTTGCAGTACAGCTGTTGGCACTCCATCTTCTAGCAAATCACTTGAACCATTGATTTCTTCATCCACAAGTGAAAGTTGCAGTTGTGATAATGAAAGATTTTCCATTATCATATCAAAAAGTTCATCATCTTGAAGCAGCTCATTCCACTCATCAAGAAACTCATCAAAGTCATACTGGTTATCACCGTCCTCTGCAGAAAGGTAGCTTTGTTGAACAGCATCACCAatatctttaaaaatttcattgacGACTGAAAGGATTTGCTGTGCATGTCGTCTGTCCCATATTTCAACAACCTCAAAGATGTCAGACAATACAAAAATCCTTTCTAAATTATCAAGAACTTGAGAGATCTGAAGTTTGGAAAAACCTACCATGAACTGCAAATTTGTCAGAGTTTTGACATTTCCATTGGCAGCTGTATTGACTAGTTTCATAACTAATGACTTGTGATACTTGATAAGGTTTCCTTCAAcagctttcttttgttcagcAGTCACTTTTCTCCCCTTTGCTGTGTGCAAGACTGCTTGGGGGTTTTGCTTCATAGGGAATGCAGCATATTTGGCACAATCTGTTTCCCCACATTCACATGTAGTGGCACAGTTGTCACAGCAAAGGTGCAGCTTGTCAAACTGCTCCAAAACTGTGTCAAAATGCTGAAATAGTATCTTTCTCCTTCTCAGTTTTTAAGACACACTTGATGTCTCCTTCAACATGATTTAAAAGAATTCCATGATACAAAATGTATGCATGGCTTTGGGTTCCATCCCTGCCAGCTCGCCCAGTTTCTTGAACATACGCTTCAACATTTTTTGACGGTCCATAGTGTATGACTCTGTGAACACCTTTACAATCCACTCCCATGCCAAAAGCAATGGTGGCAACAAGAACACGAATAGTTCCATCCTCTGACTGGAAGGAGTGGAGGATGTACTGCTTATTTGCAGCTGGTGTGCAGGAATGAAGCATTTCAACAAGGACATTTCTTGGATCAATGTTGTTTCCAATGTACATATGCTGCCCAAGCAAACCCTTAATGGTTGCATAAATAATGCCACATTGCTTTATAGtttgacaataaattattgtcctTTCACACAATGATTGCCTGGTTCTCAGTTCGTCAGCAAGCCAGCCAAAATACAGTTCATGTGCAGTGTCTTTCTGCATGTATTCAACAGCATAGGTAATGTTTCGCTTGTTTGGACTTTCGGTTATCTCATAGGGATTTTCCATAAGAAGGACATTTTGGATTGTATCTTTGGTCAGCTTGGTCGCTGTGGCAGTCAAAGCGACCATTTTTACTTTAGGAGCCAAGGATCTCAATTCATGAAGATGACCATAACATTCATGGAATGCAGCTCTTTTGCTGTCTTGGGATGTTCCCCTGTCATTAAAGtaaaccaaaacaatgaatTGTGAAAGTTATCTGCTGTGACCAAAgatgaaaagacaaatttatttgctttttctcattatttttcaaataaatgtcCAAGTGTTCCTGACAAGAACCTATGGTTTGCTCCAGAAGATACTGTACTTGTATTAAAATACTAAATCTGCTCTCATTGATagcaacaattattattcatgaacATTCCACTCTTACTACATTAGAAAATGCACTTCAACCTAGGTTAAACCATTTTGACCAAAGCTCAAATGGCAGAAGTGTGTCCAACAATCTTAAAGAGAAATATGACAACTCTCATTAAAGCTAATTTAACAGAGAAACTACGCTGGTAATTGAAACCATAGCAAAGACAAACTTAAGTTATCATTCAAGCTTACCACTGTCGTAAGACATGAGCTTCATCGATTGCC carries:
- the LOC141877725 gene encoding uncharacterized protein LOC141877725 codes for the protein MFSDRTLINRRNVTGDTHSSCRANRDFFSILFTSRIIAAAMSVLGFANKSGASAKHTLPENLQLLKKAEKLDCLHEMSAKVVDEFVFQHSAIVNDLVNHVVTEEERDEILNRQELTPEGRFPCRYPGCERSFKYNGKSRRTHELTHDPPVQIEDEATLLFSSTPNPTPSECKPVDDVFNYNCALLTDGFLFFNFLDAIKEGDGLRIMRQYKYIMLYCKSDGTHSTKYSLECLYQFFLVNALLSPRDAERFIWNRSVNNIGKKGTNIPLDEATEHSNNFIKQGIRNLGPNVTEKAVSRLSYSEMHTVKILGNLDETIKRMLRSGKHSEGSTNRDLHELVNRAVELNIFTEIQGRNYNHFKNFQCDRLENLNASSLYQWINKHKKNITWGIRAR